AGCGCACGCTCGCAGGTCTGTTTCCCTGGACGTCCTCCCCACAACCCCTCCCCAGGTTCTCCCCAGCTCCAGCCGCTGAGGCAGGACCCCTCTCTCCAGGCACTGGGCCAGCAGGCAGTGTTGGGCGTCACTCAGCACTGCGgagagacggggtgggggggggggtgagggccACCAAGGGTCTGTGGCACCTGTGACTCCTCGTGGGCCTGGCAGCCCCGGCAGGAAGGGCTGGGATACAGGAGCCCTGAGCTGGGGAGAAGCCCCACCAGGTATCTCTGGGGCCATCTTTCCCCAGAAGATTCCAGAAGGTGGGAACTGTGCCTGCCTTGGAAGTGCTGCGTGGTCTTCAGTAAGACTACTCCCGTCCCCCGCAGTCTTCCTAAAACACAATCTGTTACGGGTGGATTGTGGGCTTCACTTGCAAAAGGCGTTCATGTGTATTAGCTCGTCTTCTGGCCCGGTGGCTTTGCGAGGTGGTTATTAAGCAGGACACGGTGCGACCTGCCCAGGGCTGCCCATGGCTGAGCCAGGACGAGAACCAGGCCAGCCTGACCCCCAGCGTGAGGCTCCAGCCATGAACAGCGTCTTTCCCCAGGCTCTCTTCTTCCCGACCCCAGCCCACGGGAGTCCTCTTACCTGCTAGCGCTCCAAGAATGCAGAGGATGGCCCTGCCTTTCGAGGGTGACAGGCTGCCTGAGGGGTCCCGGAGGATGATTAGGAGGAGGCCCCCAGGGCCACCCAGCTGTCCCAGCACCCCAGTGTCCAGGGCCTGTTCCAGCTGCAGGAGAGCGGCGAGGAAGAGCGGAGAGGCAGCTGTGGGTCCCCCTCTGTCCACGTACTCTACCCCCCAAGCTCCCGTCCCCATGCCCTCGGTCCCCAGCCCCTCATGATGCCAGTGAGGCTGGGACGAGCCTGGGTTCATTGCCAACAATGCTGAACCAAGGGCCCTCCTTGGGCTTCAGGGAACAAACGCTCAGGGAGATTCTGATATGACAGCTGGTACGGGGCAGCACCCAGTCACCCCAGGGCCTTCCGAGGTTGTGTGCTACCCAGAGCCATAGCATGTCCCGTTCCTGCCCCTCATccccctagcccacccctctctGTTCTGGATGCCAGCCCCCAGCCCGGGTCTGGCCGTTGAGCCCCTTACTGTGTCCTCGAGCTCCTGCAGTGCCCAAGGGTCCTGGAGCAGCTCTTGGAGGGCGCCCAGCAGCGGGTCCCGCAGCTCTGGGGGCAGCGTGGCCAGGTCCTGCAACTGGGCCCTAGCCTGCCTCTGCAGGCCCCGGAAGTCAGGCTCCTCACCTGGGGCCCGGCCAGAGGCCGTGCCTGTGGGGAGAGGCATCGGCGCCTGCCGGAGCCTTTCCCCGGGCTCCCTGCCCTGCGCCAGTCAGGCCCTGGTGTCCTGAACCTGACCAGGAGGTCCTGGGGTCACAGACCTGGCCCGTGTCAGGCAGAGCACACCTTTATGGGctcacctctcccttcctccctccttccctccccaccccccttgctTCCGTAagcattttctgagcacctactacatagCAGGCACCACCCACGGGGCTTATCCTCGCCTCTCCCCTTTTCACCCACCtcactctcctcctctccttcttcccctcctcactCACCCTGCCCAGGGCTGATGCTTCAGCTCAAAGGAAGGCCACTTCTCTGCCCAAGGGCCTGCTGTGTGTCTGCTCCTCAGACCCCCCCAGGCTGAGCCCCACCTCCAGCCAGTTGCCCCACTGGGATGGCTAGGACAGGGCTTCTCAGGCTCTAAGCGCCACGGCAGAGGTGGGTGGGTCTGGCAGAGTGGTCAGGCACCCCCGCCTTCCCACTCCTGTCTTGTTAACAGTACAAACTGCCTCTTGAGAACCAACCTTCCAGGTACCGAATGCTGTCCAGACTTCATCACTGATCCTCCCGACCTGGTAAGGAAAGTCCCAGCCTCCCCGTTGTGTGGGTGTGGAGACCAAGACTGGAGCTGGAGCCTGAAGCCAGCCTGCGACTCCTACACTCACCATCCTTCTCTCCACAGCCTGGTCCTGGTTTTTCCAGCTCATCTCCTTCCCACTGGGGAGAGAGCACACGGCCCTCCCTGCCCGAGTGACACGGGGTGACTGCATGGGGAGGGAAGGGACCCCAATGATGGGGTCAGGGCATTCTTCGGGGAAGGAGTGATTTCTGGCTGGGTTCCTGGGCTCTGGCAGGGGTCACTCACCTCCGCTGCTGTCTCTCCAGAGCTTTCCTTCAGGCAGGTACAGCACAGCTGCATGGGAGCACAGGCAGGGAAAAGAGAAGGGTCCTCAGGCCACGGGTGAGCAGGACCACCCCTGGTCCACGTGATTCTCTGTGCTAATTAGATAACACGACCCTTCCTCCAGTCACATCCCCCCCATCCCCGGCCCCGCGGGACAAGCAGGGCATAGGCTGGCTTGTAAGCCCTCCCTGAGAGCTGGCCTCGGCAGCCCTCTGTGAAAGGCACATCCTCTCAGTATCTGCCTGGCTGGCTGCTTACTCAGGCCAACGAGGAAACGGCCTCCCTCTCCCGCTTCCTGCCCCACACTTGGACGCAGCCCCTgacccctcccagccctcccagaGGGAGAGTCGCGTCCCAGCTGTTCCTGCTCCTCCAGCCTCCATGTACCCCAGCGGTCCTCCTCCATCACCAGCTGCAGCACGCTGTAGGCCAAGACTGTGCCCCGTGGGATGGCCACCGTCTTCTCTTTGGCCATGGTGCTCTGACCctggagctgggagagaggcagggagaacaGGACGTCTTGTCCACACAGGACGCTAGGGCCTGCAGGAAGGGGTCTCGGGGGCAGACAGGAGCAGGGGATGGGGGGACACGGGGGGAGGGACTGCAAGGGTCCCTCTTGATGACCAGGGCCTTCTGAGGTTGGCGGGGAGAGGGAGATCCAAAGGCAGGGGACACTCAGGCACAGCACAAACAGCATTCTGCCAAATATGTTGCACACGAGGTATTTCCAAAAAACCCAAGGCACTCTGGGGTCAAAGCAGTACACACTGGCACGGTAAAAGCTCTACAAGTTCCCACCATAAAGAAATGAGTTTTATTTTGCCTCAATAAGCATTGTCCAGAGTTTGGAGTGTTTGCTTTGGGAAAGGCTGAGCTGGAATCCTGGGGCCCTGCAGCTGGACAGCCGCCAAGTGATCTCGAAGTCGTCCTCCCTCGTTGGGCAGgtggaaaccgaggcacagaggggCGGCTGTTGGGGGGTGCTGGGAAGCCGGGGCTCCTGATGTGGGCCAGTGGTGGCCCTGTTATCGCCCTGCTCCCACAGGAAAAGGGCTACTGACCGGTACTCAGCTGCACGCCCGGGGATGGCGAGAGCTGGGGCCCAGAGCTGGTGCTGAGAGTGCAACTTGATGTGTGGGAGACGAGAGCCCCGTGGGGCCCAGCCTCCCCTAGTCACAGTGGGGACCGGTGGTCCATGGGCACTGAATGACCAGAGAACAGAGCCGCTGAGGAGCAGGCCCGGGTCTTGAAGACAGGTGGAAGGAAAACTGACTGTCCTTGCACTCAGCACGTCCGGGCACTTTTCTCACATCGCTGCTTAATCCTCACCCCGATTCTGCAGCCCAGCTTCGTGGACCAGAGACGTCAAACTCAGagggtcaagtgacttgcccaaggccacccagccagccaggggcagagctgggattcacaccCAGACACGCCCAGTTCCAAAGCGGGTGCGAACCCCCCTGCACTGTGATACTACCCCCCGGCAGCAGGTAAGACTCACCTGGGAGAGTTAGAAGAAGACCAGCAACTGGGTCCTAGTCCAGACCAGTTAAAACagattgtgtgtgcgtgtgcgtgtgcgtgtgcgtgcgtgtgtgtctgggtgctggtattaaaaaaaaaaaaaaatcaaaaaacaacaCGACGCCTCTCCAGGGGATTCTAAAACGCAGCGTTGAGAACCACGACACAAGTGCCCAGGAACTCCACTCCTGGTTTAGATGGGGCGCCTTCCAGGGGGCAGCTCTTTGGCAGGAGTTAGGGTGGAGGGGTGAGCCCCTTGCTGGCTTTCAGCACCCCCGGGACACCCCCTGCACCTTGAAACGGCTGGGCCGGAGGAGTGACAGCCGCCCCGCTCCGTCTCCTCGGCTGAGGCTCTGAAGCGTGGCGTCCTCTGCGGCCTCCACGGCCTTGTCGCCACACGCAGGCTCTCCCTCTCCTTGCGGCTCTGCAGCTCCCTGAGGAACGAGGGCCTCGGAGTGCTCGGTCTCCTGCCGGGCGCGCGGGGtgtgggcaggaggagaggcagagcTGGTGGGGCTGCTCTCCAGGGCTCCCCCGCGCAGGGGCCTTTCGAAGCGGGCAGCCTGGACTCTGTGTTGCCGCAGGCAGCGGAGGGGGGGACGGCGGGCGGCTGGCCTGTCCGCCGGCCTAGAGTTCAGGGTCAGGTGGGCGAGGTCACAAAGGGGAGAAACTGACGGAACTCTGAGACATCTGTCTTCTACAGGGTTTAAGATGTCCAGCCCAGAGGCTACCACCGGGCTTTCTGCCAGCTCAGTCGGGCAAAAGGCATACGTTCCTTGGCTCACGTGGCATTTAGAAATTTTGTGATAATATTAAAACAGGTagatttcaccaaaaaaaaacccatttctaGCTTCTCTCAAAAACCGGTGCCACTGAGCTCACATGCCCGCCTGGCAGTAACCAGGTGCAGCTGAGACACAGCTGCCAGCTTCAGGCAGGCATGTGTCCCCCGCTTTGCTGGAGTCCCCACCACGCCCTGTTGCCTCACACCTGGCAGCTACcgcatttctgtttccttttctggccTTAGAAACATCGGGGTTGAAATCTCTGACCTAGCATGAGTCCCTCTCACCGCCCACTCTCTCTTCCCTGGGCCCCTGGGTTCGCTGCTAATAGTGGACTCCCCCGTCCCAGGCCAGGCCTCAGAATGCTTCACTCGAGGCCTCGAGCTGGCAGGAGCCTTGGGCTCTTCTCTCCTGCCCCCTACGCTCCCCTCCAGCCCGGGGGACCTGTGCCCACAGAGAGGAGAGCCCAGCCCGCCTGGCTGATGTGCCCCAGCTCTCACCTCTTCTCCACCAGCGTCTCCCAGGTGTTGGGGGGAGCCCTGAGGGTCTGCACAGCCAGGGCagagctgtggctcaccacgccGCTCCCCGCCACGCTCCCCTGCAGCCCGGTGCCCACGCTCACGCCCCCCGTCACGGCCCCTGCCACCATCTCCCGGAGGTGGATGGGTTCGCTGCGGCTCACCTCGGCGGGGAGAGAGGTCCAGGCTGAAGCCAGGGAGGCAGGGCTGAGTGTGGCTAAGCCTCAGCCTCGGGCTCCAGTTTGGCCTCCGCCACTTACTGGCTgggtgtgaccctgggcaagaaGCCACCTAactcctggagcctcagtttctccatctataaaaggGACGGAAGAATGACAGGGTCTTCCTCCAAGGGTGGTTGTCAGGATTAACTGAGGAATTGCCAACATGGTCTCTGACACACAGCAAGCACTTCATCCTTGTTAGCCATTATGGTGActgaaatgatgatgatgattaactATCGCACAGCCGGGACAGGAGGAAGAAAACGGTTCATCCTTCGCCCACACGGAAGGCACGGGCCAGCCGGGGTGCCCGCGGTGTGGCTCCAGGCCAGGCAGGCCCGGGGGCTCTGTGTGCCCGGGAGGAGGGTGTCAGCTTTCTCACCCACGTGGATCTTTTTTCGAGCTGCCCTGCAGCCCCCCAGCTCTGCCGCCTGCCAGCCCCACCTGAAGGTACCCGGGATGGGGGAGCCGGGCTCCAGTGCATCCACGAGGGAGAAGTCCGTGGGGATGAGGGGGGCGTCCCAAGGCCACAGGTGGCGTCTGTGCTTCTTCCTCACCAGGCAGAAGGGGCGCAGGCGCAGGGCACTGGCCAGGCTGTCCATGGGCCACCAGCTCGCCTTTCCTGTCCAGCTCTCTGACCAAGCTCTTGGTGCCCCGCGAGAACAGGGATGACATGTTCCTTGAGGGCTAAGAAGAGCGGGTGTCATCCAGGGCTGTGGATGCGGGGGCCTTGGTGAAGGCTGCCAGCCGGCTGAGCTTCTAACAGAGAGAGGAGT
This window of the Balaenoptera musculus isolate JJ_BM4_2016_0621 chromosome 17, mBalMus1.pri.v3, whole genome shotgun sequence genome carries:
- the LOC118883795 gene encoding gasdermin-D-like → MDSLASALRLRPFCLVRKKHRRHLWPWDAPLIPTDFSLVDALEPGSPIPAWTSLPAEVSRSEPIHLREMVAGAVTGGVSVGTGLQGSVAGSGVVSHSSALAVQTLRAPPNTWETLVEKRPADRPAARRPPLRCLRQHRVQAARFERPLRGGALESSPTSSASPPAHTPRARQETEHSEALVPQGAAEPQGEGEPACGDKAVEAAEDATLQSLSRGDGAGRLSLLRPSRFKLQGQSTMAKEKTVAIPRGTVLAYSVLQLVMEEDRWAVLYLPEGKLWRDSSGVTPCHSGREGRVLSPQWEGDELEKPGPGCGEKDGTASGRAPGEEPDFRGLQRQARAQLQDLATLPPELRDPLLGALQELLQDPWALQELEDTLEQALDTGVLGQLGGPGGLLLIILRDPSGSLSPSKGRAILCILGALADLSSLCRVGYTQVYSQMALDSSLAPGRLLGPESTEGRGSPVRHRLLKGTLQQVASILEPDFNQMEETTFSLPPAVLSSLQSEDVALTRSLVEGWLQLLAGPGPAALRADA